One part of the Thermodesulfobacterium commune DSM 2178 genome encodes these proteins:
- a CDS encoding nickel-dependent hydrogenase large subunit: protein MAKRITIDPITRIEGHLRIDVEVDGGKVVNAWSSGQMWRGIEIILKGRDPRDAWAFTQRFCGVCTTVHAMASVRAVENALGMEIPLNAQYVRNIILCAHALHDHMVHFYHLSALDWVDIVSALKADPKKTAELAQSISSWEGNSVTYFKKVKETLQKFVEKGQIGPFTNGYWGHPQMKLSPEVNLLAVAHYLTALDYQFDANKVVAIFGGKTPHIQTLVVGGVALAINPDNLATLNAERLDYARELLMKVKHFIQEVYLNDVIAVGCLYKDWFKIGRGVDNYLAVPDLPLDTKGTVFDLPGGTIFNGDLSTYTPIKSFNDPYFRDNVTESVAHSWYKDTGPRHPWQGETVPNYTDFNPNGKYSWSKAPRFKGEPMQVGPLAQVLMGIATKHELTMKWVNYALEKAKALGVNLTVDDLHSTMGRHLARAIRAAMLADLALKHLNLLEKNIAKGDYAIWNKVEFPAKEIKGVGFHEAPRGTLSHWVVIEKGKIKNYQAVVPSTWNMSPRCEKGKRGPYEESLINNPVVDPEKPLEVLRTIHSFDPCIACAVHLLDAKGNEIKRVKVL from the coding sequence ATGGCTAAAAGGATTACCATAGACCCCATAACCAGGATAGAGGGACATTTAAGAATAGATGTAGAGGTAGATGGAGGCAAAGTAGTAAATGCTTGGTCTTCTGGACAGATGTGGAGAGGTATAGAGATCATCCTCAAAGGAAGAGACCCAAGGGACGCCTGGGCCTTTACTCAGAGGTTCTGTGGTGTATGTACTACTGTTCATGCTATGGCTTCGGTTAGAGCCGTAGAAAATGCCTTAGGAATGGAAATTCCTTTAAATGCCCAGTATGTAAGAAACATCATCCTTTGTGCCCATGCTTTGCATGACCACATGGTCCATTTTTACCATCTATCAGCCCTTGACTGGGTAGATATAGTATCTGCTTTAAAAGCAGACCCCAAAAAAACTGCTGAGCTTGCTCAGAGCATTTCTTCTTGGGAAGGAAACTCTGTTACTTATTTTAAAAAGGTAAAAGAGACCCTTCAAAAATTTGTAGAAAAGGGACAAATTGGACCTTTTACCAACGGATACTGGGGACATCCACAGATGAAACTTTCTCCTGAGGTAAACTTACTTGCTGTAGCTCATTACTTAACTGCCTTAGACTATCAGTTTGACGCTAACAAAGTGGTTGCTATCTTTGGAGGTAAAACCCCTCATATCCAAACGTTGGTAGTAGGTGGAGTAGCTTTAGCCATCAATCCTGACAACTTAGCTACCCTTAACGCTGAAAGGCTAGATTACGCCCGTGAATTACTCATGAAAGTAAAACATTTTATCCAAGAGGTTTATCTTAACGACGTGATTGCTGTAGGATGTCTATACAAAGACTGGTTTAAGATCGGAAGAGGAGTAGATAACTACTTAGCGGTACCAGACCTTCCTCTTGACACCAAAGGAACGGTATTTGACCTTCCTGGTGGAACCATCTTTAACGGAGACTTGTCTACTTATACCCCGATCAAAAGCTTTAACGATCCTTATTTTAGAGACAACGTTACCGAAAGTGTGGCTCATTCCTGGTACAAAGATACTGGACCAAGACATCCCTGGCAGGGTGAAACTGTTCCTAATTATACTGACTTTAATCCTAACGGAAAATACAGCTGGTCTAAGGCTCCTCGTTTCAAAGGTGAACCTATGCAAGTTGGCCCATTGGCTCAAGTGTTGATGGGTATCGCTACCAAACATGAATTAACGATGAAGTGGGTAAACTATGCGTTAGAAAAAGCTAAAGCTTTAGGTGTTAACTTAACGGTGGATGACCTTCACTCCACGATGGGAAGGCATTTGGCAAGAGCCATCAGAGCAGCCATGCTTGCTGACCTTGCCCTCAAGCATTTAAACCTTCTTGAGAAAAACATCGCTAAAGGAGATTATGCTATCTGGAATAAAGTTGAATTTCCTGCCAAAGAGATTAAGGGTGTTGGTTTTCATGAAGCCCCAAGAGGAACTCTTTCTCACTGGGTGGTTATAGAAAAAGGTAAAATCAAAAACTATCAAGCAGTTGTGCCATCTACCTGGAACATGAGCCCAAGATGTGAAAAAGGAAAACGTGGTCCTTATGAAGAAAGCTTGATCAACAACCCTGTGGTTGACCCTGAAAAACCACTTGAGGTGTTAAGGACTATCCACTCCTTTGACCCATGTATAGCCTGTGCTGTCCATCTATTAGATGCAAAAGGTAATGAAATCAAAAGAGTAAAAGTACTCTAA